In Gemmatimonas sp. UBA7669, a genomic segment contains:
- a CDS encoding GreA/GreB family elongation factor, whose amino-acid sequence MFQELIAQMAREVEKLQHELNVTLPNEIRKAVELGDLKENSEYKAALERQQFVQARLGQLTQRVTKLANIDITQIPADKVGLGSRVTVTDDQTSAAEVYELVFGDAGELQEGHVTMASPIGRALQGKGVGEQVIFKLPTRIRRLTIVELRTIHDRNADELV is encoded by the coding sequence ATGTTTCAGGAACTCATCGCCCAGATGGCGCGTGAAGTCGAAAAGCTCCAGCATGAGCTGAACGTCACGCTACCCAATGAAATCCGTAAGGCCGTCGAACTCGGTGATCTCAAGGAGAACAGCGAGTACAAGGCCGCACTGGAGCGCCAGCAGTTTGTGCAGGCGCGTCTGGGTCAGCTCACGCAGCGCGTGACCAAGTTGGCCAACATCGATATCACGCAGATTCCGGCCGACAAGGTGGGCCTGGGCTCGCGTGTGACGGTCACCGACGATCAGACCAGTGCCGCTGAGGTGTACGAGCTGGTTTTCGGCGATGCCGGCGAGTTGCAGGAAGGGCACGTCACCATGGCGTCGCCCATCGGGCGCGCCTTGCAGGGCAAGGGCGTGGGGGAGCAGGTGATCTTCAAGCTGCCCACCAGGATCCGCCGCCTCACCATCGTGGAACTGCGCACCATTCACGATCGCAACGCCGACGAATTGGTCTGA
- a CDS encoding glycerol-3-phosphate dehydrogenase/oxidase: MATQETWSRAAQLTRLTEGTFDLLIIGGGITGAGLAREATLAGLRTALVERDDFASGTSSRSSRLVHGGVRYLEHGHLGLVFESSQERRRLLTLAPHLVRPLAFTWPVYAGARVPRWKLRAGLALYDALALFRNVGRHEALSREEVLRREPALDSHGLRGGARYWDAATDDSRLTAMTILAAAEVGAASGSVMCNHVEVVRGLYEAGRVVGVEVRDRLTRPHAQQSMAIRARVVVNATGPWSDTTLALLDAGNDKAQVARGTQVLGSAGAHLCVPRERVGHHEAITLVSPVDGRVMFVLPSGRHTVIGTTEHPAPRGPDDIRATEADVHYLLDSVNQRFPDAQLTPDDVISAWSGIRPLAARRATSGAGAGSASREHVVERVQPGVLSVTGGKLTTYRAMAADILRHVMQALGQAHTRVQQERSLETPLPGGEQAQELVLHEAQLACGHSDVARRLAQAYGSRWRAVWSPTVDDESLCERLVPELPYVMAEVRHAVRAEMAATLSDVLVRRTHLAFEQRDFGLSVAPRVADRMQRELGWTNAERDEELARYATDVARLFRIDQTNSSALRS; the protein is encoded by the coding sequence ATGGCGACTCAGGAAACCTGGTCCCGCGCCGCGCAGCTGACCCGGCTGACGGAGGGCACGTTTGACCTGCTGATCATTGGCGGAGGCATCACGGGCGCGGGGCTGGCCCGGGAGGCCACGCTGGCCGGGTTGCGCACGGCCCTGGTGGAGCGGGACGACTTTGCCAGTGGCACGTCCAGTCGTTCCTCCCGCCTGGTGCATGGCGGCGTGCGCTATCTCGAGCATGGGCACCTCGGTCTGGTGTTTGAGTCGAGTCAGGAGCGTCGCCGCCTGCTCACACTGGCGCCGCATCTGGTCCGCCCGCTCGCCTTCACCTGGCCAGTCTATGCCGGGGCACGCGTGCCGCGTTGGAAGCTCCGCGCCGGACTGGCGTTGTACGATGCGCTTGCGCTCTTCCGCAACGTGGGGAGGCACGAGGCCCTGTCCCGCGAAGAGGTGCTGCGCCGCGAACCCGCGCTCGACTCCCACGGCCTCCGTGGTGGTGCACGCTACTGGGATGCGGCCACCGACGATTCCCGACTGACGGCGATGACCATCCTGGCCGCCGCAGAGGTCGGAGCAGCGTCCGGCAGTGTGATGTGCAACCACGTCGAGGTGGTGCGTGGGCTGTATGAGGCCGGACGCGTGGTGGGGGTGGAAGTGCGCGACCGACTCACTCGCCCGCATGCGCAGCAATCGATGGCCATTCGGGCCCGCGTTGTGGTGAACGCCACCGGGCCATGGAGCGACACGACGCTGGCTCTGCTTGACGCGGGCAACGACAAAGCCCAGGTCGCACGAGGCACGCAGGTCCTGGGGTCGGCGGGTGCCCATCTCTGCGTCCCGCGCGAACGTGTGGGACACCACGAAGCCATCACGCTGGTCTCACCGGTGGATGGTCGCGTGATGTTTGTGCTGCCGTCGGGACGTCACACCGTCATAGGCACCACGGAGCATCCCGCCCCGCGTGGGCCCGACGACATTCGTGCCACGGAAGCCGACGTGCACTATTTGCTCGACTCGGTGAACCAACGGTTTCCGGACGCGCAACTGACGCCCGACGATGTCATCAGCGCGTGGAGTGGCATCCGTCCCCTCGCGGCCCGGCGCGCCACGTCGGGTGCGGGCGCGGGCAGTGCCTCGCGCGAGCATGTGGTGGAGCGCGTGCAACCTGGTGTGTTGAGCGTCACCGGCGGCAAGCTCACCACCTATCGCGCCATGGCGGCGGACATTCTGCGTCACGTCATGCAGGCCCTTGGACAAGCGCACACCAGGGTGCAGCAGGAGCGCAGTCTCGAGACCCCCCTACCGGGCGGGGAGCAGGCGCAGGAGCTGGTGCTGCACGAGGCACAGTTGGCCTGCGGGCACAGCGACGTGGCTCGGCGTCTTGCGCAGGCCTACGGAAGCCGCTGGCGCGCCGTGTGGTCGCCCACGGTCGACGACGAATCGCTTTGCGAGCGACTTGTACCCGAGCTGCCTTATGTGATGGCCGAAGTGCGGCATGCGGTGCGTGCCGAGATGGCGGCCACGCTGAGCGATGTGCTGGTTCGCCGCACCCACCTCGCGTTCGAACAGCGCGACTTCGGCCTATCCGTGGCGCCGCGCGTGGCGGACCGCATGCAACGGGAGCTCGGTTGGACGAACGCCGAGCGCGATGAAGAACTGGCGCGCTACGCCACCGACGTGGCGCGCCTGTTCCGCATCGATCAGACCAATTCGTCGGCGTTGCGATCGTGA
- the fadI gene encoding acetyl-CoA C-acyltransferase FadI — MSPYGSQRRVAIVAGLRTPFARSGTALQSYSAIELGRLAVAELMQRSGLDGKAVDLLVFGTVVHNVMAPNIAREVALLPHFPRDLQAYTVARACASANQAITDAADQIGLGHADIAIAGGAESLSQVPILHSRGMSDVLIAASKARSLGERVATLARLRPRDLVPITPAIAEPSTGETMGQSADKMAKLNGISREAQDRFALRSHQRAAAGFDDGRLAAEIVPVPEPPDYATLLASDNLVRRDTTYEKLAALKPVFDRTYGSVTAGNASPLTDGAAAVLLMSEERARALGFAPIAYIRSYAYAAIDPAEQLLQAPVFAAPMALKRAGLRLADMDLVDMHEAFAAQVLSNLQGLASKAWAERAGFSAPAGEVDPERLNVMGGSLSIGHPFGATGARIVTTLANELARRNAQFGLLTVCAAGGMGHAMVLERA, encoded by the coding sequence ATGTCCCCCTACGGCTCCCAGCGACGAGTGGCCATCGTGGCCGGCCTGCGCACCCCATTCGCGCGTTCGGGAACCGCGCTCCAGAGCTACAGCGCCATTGAGCTTGGCCGACTTGCGGTGGCCGAGCTCATGCAGCGCAGCGGACTGGATGGGAAGGCGGTGGACCTGTTGGTGTTCGGCACCGTGGTGCACAACGTCATGGCGCCCAACATCGCGCGCGAAGTGGCGTTGCTGCCGCACTTCCCACGCGATCTGCAGGCCTACACGGTGGCGCGCGCCTGTGCCTCAGCCAATCAGGCCATTACCGATGCCGCCGACCAGATCGGACTCGGTCATGCGGACATTGCCATCGCCGGCGGCGCCGAGTCCCTGTCGCAGGTGCCCATTCTGCACTCGCGTGGCATGAGTGACGTGCTGATCGCGGCGTCCAAGGCTCGTTCCCTGGGTGAGCGGGTGGCCACACTCGCGCGCCTCCGGCCACGCGATCTGGTGCCCATCACGCCGGCCATTGCCGAGCCAAGCACCGGTGAGACGATGGGGCAGAGCGCGGACAAGATGGCCAAGCTCAACGGCATCTCGCGTGAGGCGCAGGATCGTTTTGCATTGCGTTCGCACCAACGTGCTGCCGCCGGATTTGATGATGGCCGTCTGGCCGCGGAAATCGTGCCGGTGCCGGAGCCGCCCGACTACGCCACGCTGCTCGCCAGCGACAATCTCGTGCGGCGCGATACCACCTACGAGAAACTCGCCGCGCTCAAGCCGGTGTTTGACAGGACCTACGGATCGGTGACCGCTGGCAACGCGTCGCCACTCACGGACGGCGCCGCGGCGGTGTTGCTCATGAGCGAAGAGCGTGCGCGCGCACTCGGCTTTGCGCCCATCGCCTACATCCGTTCGTATGCCTATGCGGCCATCGATCCGGCAGAGCAGTTGCTGCAGGCGCCGGTGTTCGCGGCGCCCATGGCGCTCAAGCGCGCCGGACTTAGGCTGGCGGACATGGACCTGGTGGATATGCACGAGGCCTTCGCGGCACAGGTGCTCAGCAATCTGCAGGGCCTCGCCTCGAAAGCCTGGGCTGAGCGCGCGGGGTTCTCGGCGCCTGCGGGCGAGGTCGATCCGGAACGCCTCAACGTCATGGGCGGCTCGCTGTCCATCGGCCATCCGTTTGGCGCGACGGGCGCGCGCATTGTCACCACGCTGGCCAACGAACTCGCTCGGCGCAACGCGCAGTTCGGTTTGCTGACCGTGTGCGCGGCCGGTGGCATGGGACACGCCATGGTGCTGGAGCGCGCGTGA
- the fadJ gene encoding fatty acid oxidation complex subunit alpha FadJ, whose protein sequence is MSGSESLPDDVLLFEDAGTGLRLSVSGRVAWLRYNQPDSPVNTLNSRVGPVFAQCFDRIEQDDAIDGAVLVSDKADTWIAGADIEELRGIREAAEAEALSRGGQQLLDRLAAFRKPIVAAIHGAALGGGLEVALACRHRIASEHDKTVLALPEVQLGLLPGAGGTQRLPRIVGLQAALDMMLTGRNIRARKAWQMGLVHELVHPAILRRVAGQRVQELAAGVPLSLRPRKTPPMQHLLEDNPIGRALVYHKARESVMKKTGGHYPAPLALLDVVKRGLEDGMAAGLAEEARAFGRLAVSAESRHLVSIFFATTALKKDNGLREGQTGTAKRVRKLAVLGAGFMGAGIAGIAVQRGSLVRLKDASLERVAAGMRAVRDVVSERQRRRQITRTQMDDMLSALGPTVDYRGFADVDLVIEAVFEDLAVKLAVLREVEAVAPQAIFASNTSTIPLRDIAAGSRRPSRVIGMHFFSPVHKMPLLEVIVTPETDGDTVATAVAYGKQLGKTVIVVNDGAGFYVNRILAPYLNEAGRLIDDGARVEDVDRALTAFGFPVGPITLLDEVGLDIAGKSGPILAAAFGPRMQPSATLTAVLASGRLGRKARRGFYRYDDKGKRDGVDDALYALTPSGPSRHAVDMTVVQQRTVLPLLNEAVRCLEEGVIRSPRDGDIGAVFGIGFPPFLGGPFRYIDQLGAAKLVAQLETLDAQHPGRYSPTPLLRDMANRGERFHP, encoded by the coding sequence GTGAGCGGTTCTGAGTCCCTGCCCGATGATGTCCTGCTCTTTGAGGACGCCGGAACTGGTCTTCGACTGAGTGTTTCCGGCCGCGTGGCGTGGCTGCGCTACAACCAGCCGGATTCACCCGTGAACACGCTCAACAGCCGCGTGGGTCCGGTGTTTGCGCAGTGCTTCGATCGCATCGAGCAGGACGATGCCATTGATGGCGCCGTGCTGGTCAGTGACAAGGCGGACACCTGGATTGCCGGCGCCGACATCGAGGAGTTGCGTGGCATCCGCGAGGCGGCTGAGGCCGAGGCCCTGTCGCGCGGTGGGCAGCAACTGCTCGACCGACTCGCGGCTTTCCGCAAACCCATCGTGGCCGCCATTCACGGCGCGGCGTTGGGTGGCGGACTCGAGGTGGCACTCGCCTGCCGGCACCGCATTGCCTCGGAGCACGACAAGACGGTGTTGGCGCTGCCTGAGGTACAGCTGGGGCTGTTGCCGGGTGCCGGCGGTACCCAGCGTCTGCCGCGGATAGTGGGCCTGCAGGCCGCACTCGACATGATGCTCACGGGTCGCAATATCCGCGCACGCAAGGCGTGGCAGATGGGATTGGTGCACGAGCTGGTGCATCCCGCCATTCTGCGGCGTGTCGCTGGTCAGCGAGTGCAGGAACTGGCTGCGGGGGTGCCGCTCTCGCTGCGGCCGCGCAAGACGCCGCCCATGCAGCACTTGCTCGAAGACAATCCCATCGGACGGGCGCTGGTGTACCACAAGGCGCGCGAGTCCGTCATGAAAAAAACCGGCGGGCACTATCCGGCGCCGCTGGCACTGCTCGATGTCGTGAAGCGTGGGCTCGAGGATGGCATGGCCGCGGGCCTTGCGGAGGAGGCACGGGCCTTCGGTCGTCTGGCCGTGTCGGCGGAATCGCGGCATCTCGTGTCCATCTTCTTTGCCACGACCGCGCTCAAGAAAGACAACGGACTCCGCGAGGGGCAGACGGGCACGGCCAAACGCGTGCGCAAGCTCGCGGTGCTGGGCGCCGGATTCATGGGGGCGGGCATTGCCGGTATCGCGGTGCAACGCGGCAGCCTGGTGCGGCTCAAGGACGCCTCGCTGGAACGCGTAGCGGCCGGCATGCGAGCCGTACGCGATGTCGTAAGCGAGCGGCAGCGTCGTCGGCAGATTACCCGCACGCAGATGGACGACATGCTGAGTGCGCTGGGCCCCACGGTGGATTACCGGGGCTTTGCCGACGTGGATCTGGTCATCGAAGCGGTGTTCGAGGACTTGGCAGTCAAACTTGCCGTCCTGCGCGAAGTCGAGGCGGTGGCGCCGCAGGCCATCTTCGCGTCGAACACCAGCACCATTCCCCTGCGCGACATTGCGGCCGGGAGTCGGCGTCCTTCGCGCGTCATCGGCATGCATTTCTTTTCGCCGGTGCACAAGATGCCGCTGCTCGAGGTCATCGTCACGCCGGAAACGGATGGTGACACCGTGGCCACCGCAGTGGCCTACGGCAAACAGCTCGGCAAGACCGTTATTGTGGTGAACGATGGTGCCGGGTTCTACGTCAATCGCATTCTTGCGCCGTACCTCAATGAAGCCGGTCGACTCATCGACGACGGTGCACGCGTCGAAGACGTCGATCGGGCGTTGACCGCCTTCGGCTTTCCCGTCGGCCCCATCACCTTGCTCGACGAGGTTGGGCTCGATATCGCCGGCAAGTCGGGTCCCATTCTCGCAGCGGCCTTCGGCCCGCGCATGCAGCCCTCCGCCACCCTCACTGCCGTGCTGGCCAGCGGACGGCTGGGACGCAAGGCGCGCCGCGGCTTCTATCGCTATGACGACAAGGGCAAGCGCGATGGGGTGGACGACGCGCTGTACGCGCTCACGCCCAGCGGACCGTCACGACATGCCGTGGACATGACGGTCGTGCAGCAACGCACCGTGCTCCCGCTGCTCAACGAAGCCGTGCGTTGTCTCGAGGAGGGCGTCATCCGCTCGCCGCGAGATGGTGACATCGGGGCGGTATTCGGTATTGGCTTCCCGCCGTTTCTCGGTGGACCGTTCCGCTACATCGATCAGCTGGGCGCGGCGAAGCTCGTGGCGCAACTCGAGACGCTGGATGCGCAGCATCCCGGGCGCTATTCGCCAACGCCCCTCCTTCGGGACATGGCCAATCGTGGCGAACGATTCCACCCGTGA
- a CDS encoding DinB family protein — MTQPVLHPRMAEVIDALSDAQEEMIALLATVPPALLHAHPSSDVWSVAQIVDHLAIVEDGTGRLVSKLIKSVADTVDTDETPIAPTLARYQIPNPVTRIDAPAMVAPSSDIDYEAALARQQTARQRLIAALVDASGRALSQASAPHAIFGPLDGYQWALFVALHQRRHLVQISTTLAALTS; from the coding sequence ATGACGCAACCTGTTCTGCATCCCCGCATGGCCGAAGTGATCGACGCGTTGTCGGACGCGCAGGAGGAGATGATCGCGCTGCTGGCCACGGTGCCACCGGCGCTGCTCCACGCGCATCCGTCGTCCGACGTATGGTCGGTGGCACAGATTGTCGACCATCTGGCCATCGTGGAAGACGGCACGGGTCGTCTCGTGTCCAAGCTCATCAAGTCGGTTGCCGATACAGTGGATACGGACGAGACACCCATCGCGCCCACGCTGGCCCGGTATCAGATCCCCAATCCGGTGACACGGATCGACGCGCCCGCCATGGTGGCGCCATCGTCCGACATCGACTACGAGGCGGCACTCGCCAGACAGCAGACTGCGCGGCAGCGTCTCATCGCGGCTCTGGTCGATGCCTCCGGTCGTGCGCTGAGTCAGGCGTCTGCTCCGCACGCCATCTTCGGACCGCTCGATGGCTATCAGTGGGCACTTTTTGTCGCGCTGCATCAGCGGCGTCATCTCGTTCAGATTTCCACCACCCTTGCTGCGCTCACCTCATGA